The Equus asinus isolate D_3611 breed Donkey chromosome 15, EquAss-T2T_v2, whole genome shotgun sequence genome includes a window with the following:
- the SEC23B gene encoding protein transport protein Sec23B: MATYLEFIQQNEERDGVRFSWNVWPSSRLEATRMVVPLACLLTPLRERPDLPPVQYEPVLCSRPTCKAILNPLCQVDYRAKLWACNFCFQRNQFPPAYTGISEVNQPAELMPQFSTIEYVIQRGPQSPLIFLYVVDTCLEEDDLQALKESLQMSLSLLPPDALVGLITFGRMVQVHELSCEGISKSFVFRGTKDLTAKQIQDMLGLTTPAMPMQQARPQEHPFVSSRFLQPIQKIDMNLTDLLGELQRDPWPVTQGKRPLRSTGVALSIAVGLLEGTFPNTGARIMLFTGGPPTQGPGMVVGDELKVPIRSWHDIEKDNARFMKKATKHYEMLANRAATNGHCIDIYACALDQTGLLEMKCCANLTGGHMVMGDSFNTSLFKQTFQRIFSKDFNGNFRMAFGATLEVKTSRELKIAGAIGPCVSLNVKGPCVSENELGVGGTSQWKICGLDPTSTLGIYFEVVNQHNAPIPQGGRGAIQFVTQYQHSSTQRRIRVTTVARNWADAQSHLRHIEAAFDQEAAAVLMARLGVFRAESEEGPDVLRWLDRQLIRLCQKFGQYNKEDPTSFRLSDSFSLYPQFMFHLRRSPFLQVFNNSPDESSYYRHHFARQDLTQSLIMIQPILYSYSFHGPPEPVLLDSSSILADRILLMDTFFQIVIYLGETIAQWRKAGYQDMPEYENFKHLLQAPLDDAQEILQARFPMPRYINTEHGGSQARFLLSKVNPSQTHNNLYTWGQETGAPILTDDVSLQVFMDHLKKLAVSSAC, encoded by the exons ATGGCAACATATCTGGAGTTCATTCAGCAGAATGAAGAACGGGATGGTGTGCGTTTTAGTTGGAATGTGTGGCCCTCCAGCCGTCTCGAGGCTACGAGAATGGTCGTTCCCCTGGCTTGTCTCCTTACTCCTTTGAGGGAACGTCCAGACCTGCCTCCTGTACAGTATGAACCTGTGCTTTGCAGCAGGCCAACTTGCAAAGCCATTCTCAATCCACTTTG tCAGGTTGATTATCGAGCAAAACTTTGGGCCTGTAATTTCTGTTTCCAAAGAAATcag tttcCTCCCGCTTATACAGGCATATCTGAGGTGAATCAGCCTGCTGAATTGATGCCCCAGTTTTCTACAATTGAGTATGTGATACAG CGAGGCCCTCAGTCCCCTCTGATCTTCCTCTATGTGGTCGACACGTGCCTAGAGGAAGATGACCTTCAAGCACTCAAAGAATCCCTGCAGATGTCTCTGAGTCTCCTTCCTCCAGATGCTCTGGTGGGTTTGATCACGTTTGGGAGGATGGTTCAGGTTCACGAACTCAGCTGTGAAGGAATCTCCAAAAGTTTTGTCTTCCGAGGGACCAAGGATTTAACTGCAAAGCAAATACAG GATATGCTGGGCCTGACCACGCCTGCCATGCCCATGCAGCAAGCACGACCACAggagcacccttttgtttcaagCAG GTTTCTGCAGCCCATTCAGAAGATTGACATGAACCTCACTGATCTGCTTGGGGAGCTGCAGAGGGACCCGTGGCCCGTAACTCAGGGGAAGAGGCCTTTGCGATCCACTGGTGTTGCTTTGTCCATTGCTGTCGGCTTGTTGGAG GGCACTTTTCCAAACACAGGAGCCAGGATTATGTTGTTTACCGGGGGTCCCCCCACCCAAGGGCCTGGCATGGTTGTTGGAGATGAATTAAAGGTCCCTATTCGTTCCTGGCATGATATTGAGAAAGATAATGCACGTTTCATGAAAAAGGCGACCAAG CACTATGAGATGCTTGCTAATCGAGCTGCTACAAATGGTCACTGCATTGATATTTATGCTTGTGCCCTTGATCAGACTGGACTTTTGGAGATGAAGTGTTGTGCAAATCTTACTGG AGGCCACATGGTGATGGGAGATTCTTTCAACACTTCTCTCTTCAAACAGACATTCCAAAGAATTTTCAGTAAAGATTTTAATGGGAATTTCCGAATGGCATTTGGTGCTACTTTGGAAGTAAAG ACCTCTCGGGAACTGAAGATTGCAGGAGCCATTGGTCCTTGTGTATCTCTGAATGTGAAAGGACCGTGTGTGtcagaaaat GAACTTGGTGTCGGTGGCACGAGTCAGTGGAAAATCTGTGGCCTGGATCCCACATCTACGCTCGGCATCTACTTTGAAGTAGTCAATCAG CACAATGCCCCGATCCCCCAAGGAGGCAGAGGTGCCATCCAGTTTGTCACGCAGTATCAACACTCCAGCACCCAGAGACGCATCCGCGTGACCACCGTGGCCCGAAA TTGGGCAGATGCGCAGAGTCACCTCAGGCACATAGAAGCAGCATTTGACCAGGAGGCTGCAGCAGTCTTGATGGCACGGCTGGGAGTGTTCCGAGCGGAATCGGAGGAGGGGCCCGATGTACTCCGGTGGCTGGACCGACAGCTCATCAGGCTG TGTCAGAAGTTTGGACAGTATAACAAAGAAGACCCCACTTCTTTTAGGTTATCAGATTCCTTCTCTCTATATCCTCAG TTCATGTTCCATCTTAGAAGATCTCCATTTCTTCAAGTGTTTAACAACAGTCCTGACGAGTCGTCATATTATAGACACCACTTTGCCCGACAGGATCTAACCCAGTCCCTCATCATGATCCAGCCCATTCTTTACTCCTATTCGTTTCATGGACCACCAGAG cCAGTGCTCTTGGACAGCAGCAGCATTCTAGCTGACAGAATTTTGCTGATGGACACTTTCTTCCAAATTGTCATTTATCTTGGTGAG ACCATAGCCCAGTGGCGTAAAGCTGGGTACCAGGACATGCCTGAGTACGAAAACTTCAAGCACCTTCTGCAGGCCCCACTGGATGATGCTCAAGAGATTCTGCAGGCACGCTTCCCAATGCCCCGTTACATTAACACGGAGCATGGAGGCAGTCAG gCTCGATTCCTTTTGTCCAAAGTGAACCCGTCTCAGACACACAATAACCTGTATACTTGGGGACAG